In Thauera sedimentorum, a single genomic region encodes these proteins:
- a CDS encoding HIT family protein — translation MTCPLCARTDEALVWEDPLCRVIAVADDDYPGFCRVVWHQHVAEMSDLAPPQQRHLLNVVMATEIALREAMQPDKINLASFGNMVPHLHWHVIPRFADDRHFPQPVWGAAQRAPGPTRHAPDRRALAAAIRDSLAELTAG, via the coding sequence ATGACTTGCCCGCTATGCGCTCGCACGGACGAAGCACTGGTGTGGGAAGACCCGCTGTGCCGCGTCATCGCGGTCGCGGACGACGACTATCCCGGCTTCTGCCGCGTCGTGTGGCACCAGCACGTGGCGGAGATGAGCGATCTCGCCCCGCCCCAGCAGCGGCATCTGCTCAACGTGGTGATGGCCACCGAGATTGCCCTGCGCGAGGCGATGCAACCGGACAAGATCAACCTGGCCAGTTTCGGCAACATGGTGCCGCATCTGCACTGGCACGTGATTCCGCGCTTTGCCGACGACCGCCACTTCCCCCAGCCGGTCTGGGGCGCGGCGCAGCGTGCGCCCGGCCCGACCCGGCACGCGCCCGACCGGCGCGCCCTCGCCGCGGCGATCCGCGATTCGCTGGCGGAACTGACCGCAGGCTGA
- a CDS encoding class II glutamine amidotransferase, whose translation MCQLLGMNCNVPTDICFSFTGFRARGGLTDHHRDGWGIAFFEGRAARVFLDPQPSSHSPVAELVHQYPIRSLNVIAHIRKATQGEIGLENTHPFQRELWGQCWIFAHNGNLKGFAPVLSGRFRPIGGTDSELAFCHLLDTLAQRHPDGPPEPAMLFATLRELASAVGVHGEFNFLLSNGDRLFAHCSTRLTYIVRQAPFAAAHLSDRDVTVDFRELTTPADRVAVIATTPLTDNEHWESIPPGTLMSFHLGTPEALGEARTVAATAENITTRT comes from the coding sequence ATGTGCCAGCTTCTCGGCATGAACTGCAACGTGCCGACCGACATCTGCTTCTCGTTCACCGGCTTTCGCGCGCGTGGCGGACTGACCGACCACCACCGCGACGGCTGGGGCATCGCCTTCTTCGAAGGGCGCGCGGCGCGCGTCTTCCTCGACCCGCAGCCGAGCAGCCATTCGCCGGTGGCCGAGCTCGTGCACCAGTACCCCATCCGCTCGCTCAACGTCATCGCCCACATCCGCAAGGCCACCCAGGGCGAGATCGGCCTGGAGAACACCCACCCCTTCCAGCGCGAGCTGTGGGGGCAGTGCTGGATCTTTGCCCACAACGGCAACCTGAAGGGCTTCGCCCCGGTACTCAGCGGCCGCTTCCGGCCGATCGGCGGCACCGACTCGGAACTGGCTTTCTGCCACCTGCTCGACACGCTGGCCCAGCGCCATCCCGACGGTCCGCCCGAGCCCGCCATGTTGTTCGCCACCCTGCGCGAGCTGGCGTCCGCCGTCGGTGTCCATGGCGAGTTCAACTTCCTGCTCTCCAACGGCGACCGCCTGTTCGCCCACTGCTCGACCCGGTTGACCTACATCGTGCGCCAGGCCCCGTTCGCCGCCGCACACCTGAGCGACCGCGACGTCACCGTGGATTTCCGCGAGCTGACCACCCCGGCAGACCGGGTCGCAGTGATCGCCACCACCCCGCTGACCGACAACGAACACTGGGAGAGCATCCCCCCCGGCACCCTGATGAGCTTTCATCTCGGCACCCCTGAAGCACTCGGCGAGGCCCGCACCGTGGCCGCCACCGCTGAAAACATCACGACCCGAACCTGA
- a CDS encoding dodecin, whose amino-acid sequence MGDHVYKLVELVGSSSTGVDDAIRNAIDTAAASVRHIDWFEVVDTRGHVVDGKVAHFQVTLKVGFRIES is encoded by the coding sequence ATGGGCGATCACGTATACAAGCTCGTCGAACTCGTCGGGTCGTCATCGACCGGCGTGGATGACGCCATCCGCAACGCCATCGACACCGCAGCGGCATCGGTCCGCCACATCGACTGGTTCGAGGTCGTCGACACCCGCGGCCACGTGGTGGACGGCAAGGTGGCCCACTTTCAGGTGACGCTCAAGGTGGGCTTCAGGATCGAATCGTGA
- the gcvA gene encoding transcriptional regulator GcvA: MIPYLPPLQALRAFEAAARHLSFSRAADELSLTHGAISHHIARIESDLGGSRLFVRVGQRMLLTETGQVLLADLREGLQRLADAFERARTHRSPAGQQPRRTLHVGVLPSLAARWLVPRLSRCQAACPEVDIALRPSAALAALDGHDGIDLAIRYGPGRWPGLRAEKLMDSHVFPVCSPALLGRTVLEAPADLLKVTLLRNPRQPWAPWFRAAGLELPEPTEGPLYDDAGLLLQAAATGQGVALARSALAMDDLAAGTLVRVCNTALVDDYRWWLVWREPLRCERADFDAFRGWLKAEAGRP; this comes from the coding sequence ATGATTCCTTACCTGCCTCCGCTCCAGGCCTTGCGCGCCTTCGAGGCCGCGGCCCGGCATCTGAGCTTCAGTCGCGCGGCCGATGAGTTGTCCCTGACCCACGGCGCCATCAGCCACCACATCGCGAGGATCGAGAGCGACCTCGGCGGCAGCCGGCTCTTCGTCCGCGTGGGACAGCGCATGCTGCTGACCGAGACGGGGCAAGTGCTGCTGGCGGATCTGCGGGAAGGCTTGCAGCGTCTGGCAGACGCCTTCGAGCGCGCTCGCACCCACCGCAGTCCTGCCGGTCAGCAACCCAGGCGGACGCTGCACGTGGGAGTGTTGCCCAGCCTGGCCGCACGCTGGCTGGTGCCCCGGCTGTCGCGCTGCCAGGCGGCCTGCCCGGAGGTGGACATCGCCCTTCGACCGTCCGCCGCGCTGGCAGCGCTCGACGGCCACGACGGCATCGACCTGGCGATCCGCTACGGCCCCGGTCGCTGGCCGGGCCTGCGCGCCGAAAAGTTGATGGACAGTCATGTGTTCCCGGTATGCAGCCCGGCCCTCCTCGGCCGCACGGTGCTCGAGGCTCCTGCCGACCTCCTGAAGGTCACGCTGCTGCGCAACCCGAGGCAGCCGTGGGCGCCGTGGTTCAGGGCCGCCGGCCTCGAATTGCCCGAACCGACCGAGGGTCCGCTGTACGATGACGCGGGCCTGCTGTTGCAAGCTGCGGCGACAGGCCAGGGCGTCGCCCTAGCGCGGTCTGCGCTGGCCATGGATGACCTCGCCGCAGGCACCCTGGTCAGGGTCTGCAATACCGCGCTGGTGGACGACTACCGCTGGTGGCTGGTGTGGCGCGAACCATTGCGTTGCGAGCGCGCCGACTTCGACGCCTTCCGGGGCTGGCTCAAGGCCGAGGCGGGGCGTCCCTGA
- a CDS encoding YbfB/YjiJ family MFS transporter, giving the protein MINSEILPAGGLPRARDLGGQPTPWWVVVGLAMAPAVALGLARFAYALLLPPMREELGWSFAEAGAMNAANAAGYLAGALVAAPLGRRLGDRVVLAGGLLVTTLSIAASGLMSAFALLLVLRTIAGLAGALAFVAGAGLATAAAAGGSSSRAPTVLGLYFAGAGLGVAASALAVPPLLPELGWRAGWLALGGLSIVASAYAWLALRRAPEPARAASAVPGRWSPATMAWTLFSYGLFGAGYIAYATFIVAYLQGELGFGGGAVAVFWSVLGLASVVAAFAWGPLLGRLKGGWGTAATVGTVIVGAVLPLVWTTPGGAYLSAALFGGSFLAVIAAVGSFARRTMPPHAWTAAIGTLTVAFGIGQCVGPVLSGVLSDGAEGIRAGLWLSVGILALSAAAATLQSEPGRGSAA; this is encoded by the coding sequence TTGATTAACAGCGAAATCTTGCCTGCAGGCGGACTGCCACGCGCGCGGGATTTGGGCGGTCAGCCGACCCCATGGTGGGTGGTGGTGGGGCTCGCGATGGCACCCGCGGTAGCGCTCGGTCTGGCGCGCTTTGCCTATGCCCTGCTGCTCCCGCCCATGCGCGAGGAACTCGGGTGGTCCTTCGCGGAGGCCGGCGCCATGAACGCCGCCAACGCGGCCGGCTATCTGGCCGGCGCACTGGTGGCCGCGCCGCTGGGCCGCAGGCTTGGTGACCGTGTCGTCTTGGCCGGCGGACTCTTGGTCACCACGCTGAGTATCGCCGCCTCCGGGCTGATGTCGGCGTTTGCGCTGCTGCTGGTGCTGCGGACGATCGCGGGGCTGGCCGGGGCGCTGGCCTTCGTGGCGGGCGCCGGGCTGGCGACCGCGGCCGCCGCGGGTGGCAGCAGCAGTCGCGCGCCGACCGTGCTCGGCCTCTATTTCGCCGGCGCCGGCCTGGGCGTGGCGGCGTCCGCGCTCGCCGTGCCGCCGCTGCTGCCCGAATTGGGCTGGCGTGCCGGCTGGCTGGCGTTGGGCGGGCTGTCGATTGTCGCCAGTGCGTACGCATGGCTTGCCCTGCGCCGAGCACCGGAACCTGCGCGGGCGGCCTCCGCCGTGCCAGGGCGCTGGTCGCCGGCGACGATGGCGTGGACGCTGTTCTCCTATGGCCTGTTCGGCGCCGGGTATATCGCCTACGCGACATTCATCGTTGCTTACCTGCAAGGCGAGCTGGGCTTTGGCGGTGGCGCGGTCGCCGTGTTCTGGTCCGTGCTCGGGTTGGCGTCCGTCGTCGCCGCGTTCGCCTGGGGCCCGCTGTTGGGGCGCCTGAAAGGCGGCTGGGGAACAGCCGCCACGGTCGGCACCGTCATCGTCGGTGCGGTGCTGCCGCTCGTGTGGACCACGCCAGGCGGGGCCTATCTTTCCGCCGCGCTGTTTGGTGGGTCGTTCCTTGCGGTGATCGCGGCGGTCGGCTCTTTCGCGCGCCGGACGATGCCGCCGCACGCGTGGACCGCGGCAATCGGGACGCTGACGGTGGCATTCGGCATCGGGCAGTGTGTCGGGCCGGTGCTGAGCGGCGTGCTTTCGGATGGTGCTGAAGGAATCCGCGCGGGGCTATGGCTGTCCGTCGGTATCCTGGCGCTGTCGGCCGCCGCCGCCACATTGCAGTCCGAGCCCGGAAGGGGCAGCGCAGCGTAA
- the thiS gene encoding sulfur carrier protein ThiS, whose product MIQLLINGQAESLDDGLTVSDLLQRRGLAGKRLAVERNGEIVPRGRHAETVLADGDRLEIVVAVGGG is encoded by the coding sequence ATGATCCAGCTTCTCATCAATGGCCAGGCCGAATCCCTGGATGACGGCCTCACCGTGTCCGATCTGCTGCAGCGCCGGGGCCTGGCCGGCAAGCGCCTGGCGGTCGAGCGCAACGGCGAGATCGTGCCGCGCGGTCGTCACGCCGAGACCGTGCTCGCCGACGGCGACCGGCTCGAGATCGTCGTCGCGGTCGGCGGCGGCTGA
- a CDS encoding thiazole synthase, with protein MNDALVIAGKSYASRLLVGTGKYRDFAETRAAIDASGAGIVTVAIRRTNIGQNPDEPNLLDVLPPERFTILPNTAGCYSADDAVRTLRLARELLDGHALVKLEVLGDPTTLFPNMPETLKAAETLVKDGFDVMVYCSDDPIQAKMLEDIGCVAVMPLASLIGSGMGILNPWNLRLIIDNAKVPVIVDAGVGTASDAAIAMELGCDGVLMNTAIAAARQPVMMAGAMKKAVEAGREAFLAGRMPRKLYTADPSSPTSGLIGS; from the coding sequence ATGAACGACGCCTTGGTCATTGCGGGCAAGTCCTACGCTTCCCGCCTGCTGGTGGGTACCGGCAAGTACCGTGACTTCGCCGAAACCCGCGCGGCGATCGACGCCAGCGGGGCCGGGATCGTCACCGTGGCCATCCGCCGCACCAACATCGGGCAGAACCCGGACGAGCCCAACCTGCTCGACGTGCTGCCGCCCGAGCGCTTCACCATCCTGCCCAACACCGCAGGCTGCTACAGCGCCGACGACGCGGTGCGCACCCTGCGCCTGGCGCGCGAGCTGCTCGACGGCCATGCGCTGGTTAAGCTGGAGGTGCTGGGCGACCCGACGACGCTGTTCCCCAACATGCCCGAGACCCTGAAGGCGGCAGAGACCCTGGTCAAGGATGGCTTCGACGTCATGGTGTACTGCTCGGACGACCCCATCCAGGCGAAGATGCTGGAAGACATCGGCTGCGTCGCGGTGATGCCGCTGGCCTCGCTGATCGGCTCCGGCATGGGCATCCTCAATCCTTGGAATCTGCGCCTGATCATCGATAACGCCAAGGTGCCGGTGATCGTCGATGCCGGGGTGGGCACCGCCTCGGACGCGGCCATCGCCATGGAGCTGGGTTGCGACGGCGTGCTGATGAACACCGCCATTGCCGCCGCCCGCCAGCCGGTGATGATGGCCGGGGCGATGAAGAAGGCGGTCGAGGCCGGGCGCGAGGCCTTCCTGGCCGGGCGCATGCCGCGCAAGCTGTACACGGCCGATCCCAGCTCGCCCACCAGCGGCCTGATCGGGTCCTGA
- the trmB gene encoding tRNA (guanosine(46)-N7)-methyltransferase TrmB: MSEGIHDRGFPEGEEHRFSRRSIRSFVLRQGRMSEAQQRYLDTVLPRIGLAYREAPLDLDAAFGRSAPKIVEIGFGMGETTARIAAAHPENDYLGIEVHTPGVGALCKLVEEQGLGNVRIMQHDAVEVLRDMIPDGTLAGVHVFFPDPWRKKRHHKRRIIQPDFVALIASKLAPGGYLHCATDWEDYAHWMLEVLAGEPALVNSADGFAPRPDYRPLTKFENRGLRLGHGVWDLVFRRRA; encoded by the coding sequence ATGAGCGAAGGCATTCACGACCGCGGTTTTCCCGAGGGCGAGGAGCACCGCTTCTCGCGCCGCTCCATTCGCAGCTTCGTGCTGCGCCAGGGGCGCATGTCCGAGGCCCAGCAGCGCTACCTCGACACCGTGCTGCCGCGCATCGGCCTGGCCTACCGCGAGGCGCCGCTGGACCTGGACGCAGCCTTCGGGCGCAGCGCGCCGAAGATCGTCGAGATCGGCTTCGGCATGGGCGAGACCACTGCGCGCATTGCCGCCGCGCACCCGGAGAACGACTACCTCGGCATCGAGGTGCACACTCCCGGCGTGGGCGCGCTGTGCAAGCTGGTGGAGGAGCAGGGCCTGGGCAATGTGCGCATCATGCAGCACGACGCGGTCGAGGTGCTGCGCGACATGATCCCGGACGGCACGCTGGCGGGCGTTCACGTGTTCTTCCCCGACCCCTGGCGCAAGAAGCGCCATCACAAGCGGCGCATCATCCAGCCCGATTTCGTTGCGCTGATCGCCTCCAAGCTCGCACCCGGCGGCTACCTGCACTGCGCGACCGACTGGGAGGACTACGCGCATTGGATGCTGGAGGTGCTCGCAGGCGAACCGGCGCTGGTCAACAGCGCCGACGGTTTTGCGCCGCGGCCGGACTACCGCCCGCTGACCAAGTTCGAGAATCGCGGCCTGCGCCTCGGCCACGGCGTCTGGGACCTGGTCTTCCGTCGCCGCGCCTGA
- the sppA gene encoding signal peptide peptidase SppA has product MIGKFFGFIGRVLGAAWRWLDAVRRTLVNLVFLLLLGVVLAIFLHPGPQVPEGAALLLKPRGALVEQSSFDDPLSVLRGSRASEGQIVMADLLEAIAAARDDARISMLVLETDELQGGGLSKLAELRQALQDFRAAGKPVLVRGERFTQAQYYLGSVADEIHLAPDGFLLLRGLARYVTYFGDALERLGIKVHVFRVGEYKSFSEPFTRRDMSDEDREATRDLLDGLWDVVRADIATARKLDAAALERYIADYPAALAAAGGDAARAALDAGLVDRLSTRDEWRKLLIERVGEADALAGNLLDAGNGGFRQIGAAAYLAAVRAERPGEGERIAVLVAQGAIVDGEQPPGAVGGDTLARLIREAREDDSVKAVVLRIDSPGGSAWASELIRRELELTRQAGKPVVASMSSVAASGGYWIAAGADEIWASPVSLTGSIGIFALFPEFTEPLERLGVTVDGVGTGPLAGAFDPRRPMEPAAAQALQLGIEHGYRRFLQTVADARGMSVDEVNTVARGRVWTGTTAAELGLVDQLGGLDAAVQAAAGRAGIERFELSWPAAQLSPARRLLRSLFETAGLDPAPTVGSSLLAQLLGKLEGAAADLLRWNDRDHLYAHCLCEAP; this is encoded by the coding sequence ATGATCGGAAAATTCTTCGGCTTCATCGGCCGGGTGCTGGGCGCAGCCTGGCGGTGGCTGGATGCGGTACGCCGCACGCTGGTAAACCTCGTCTTCCTGCTGTTGCTGGGCGTGGTGCTCGCCATCTTCCTGCACCCCGGGCCGCAGGTGCCCGAAGGCGCGGCGCTGCTGCTCAAGCCGCGTGGCGCCCTGGTCGAGCAGTCGTCCTTCGACGATCCGCTGAGCGTGCTGCGCGGCAGTCGCGCGTCCGAGGGGCAGATCGTGATGGCCGACCTGCTCGAAGCGATCGCCGCCGCCCGGGACGACGCGCGCATCAGCATGCTGGTGCTGGAGACCGACGAGCTGCAGGGTGGCGGCCTGTCCAAGCTCGCCGAACTGCGCCAGGCCCTGCAGGACTTCCGCGCCGCCGGCAAGCCGGTGCTGGTGCGCGGCGAGCGTTTCACCCAGGCCCAGTACTATCTGGGCTCGGTGGCGGACGAGATCCATCTGGCGCCCGACGGCTTCCTGCTGCTGCGCGGGCTGGCGCGCTACGTCACCTATTTCGGCGATGCGCTCGAACGTCTCGGGATCAAGGTGCATGTGTTCCGGGTCGGCGAATACAAGTCGTTCAGCGAGCCCTTCACCCGTCGCGACATGTCGGATGAGGACCGCGAGGCCACCCGCGACCTGCTCGACGGCCTGTGGGACGTGGTGCGGGCCGACATCGCCACTGCGCGCAAACTGGATGCGGCCGCGCTGGAGCGCTACATCGCCGACTATCCGGCGGCGCTGGCGGCCGCCGGCGGCGATGCGGCCCGCGCCGCCCTGGACGCCGGGCTGGTCGACCGGCTCAGCACCCGCGACGAATGGCGCAAGCTGCTGATCGAGCGCGTGGGCGAAGCCGACGCACTGGCTGGAAATCTCCTCGATGCCGGCAACGGCGGCTTCCGCCAGATCGGCGCGGCCGCCTATCTGGCGGCGGTGCGTGCCGAGCGCCCTGGCGAGGGCGAGCGGATCGCAGTGCTGGTGGCGCAGGGCGCCATCGTCGATGGCGAGCAGCCCCCCGGTGCGGTCGGTGGCGACACCCTGGCCCGGCTGATCCGCGAAGCGCGCGAGGACGACAGCGTGAAGGCGGTGGTGCTGCGTATCGATTCGCCCGGGGGCAGCGCGTGGGCGTCGGAGCTGATCCGGCGCGAACTCGAACTCACCCGCCAGGCGGGCAAGCCGGTGGTGGCCTCGATGAGTTCGGTGGCGGCGTCCGGCGGCTACTGGATTGCCGCCGGGGCCGACGAGATCTGGGCCAGCCCGGTGAGCCTGACCGGCTCGATCGGCATCTTCGCGCTCTTCCCCGAGTTCACCGAGCCGCTGGAGCGTCTCGGCGTCACCGTCGATGGCGTGGGCACCGGGCCGCTGGCAGGCGCCTTCGATCCCCGGCGGCCGATGGAGCCGGCGGCTGCGCAAGCCCTGCAGCTGGGCATCGAGCACGGCTACCGGCGCTTCCTGCAGACCGTTGCGGATGCGCGCGGGATGAGCGTGGACGAGGTGAACACCGTTGCGCGCGGGCGGGTGTGGACCGGTACGACGGCCGCCGAGCTCGGCCTGGTGGACCAGCTGGGCGGCCTGGACGCCGCGGTGCAGGCCGCAGCCGGGCGGGCCGGCATCGAGCGCTTCGAGCTGAGCTGGCCGGCCGCGCAGCTGTCGCCGGCGCGCCGCCTGCTGCGCAGCCTGTTCGAGACCGCGGGCCTCGATCCTGCGCCGACCGTCGGCTCTTCACTCCTGGCCCAGTTGCTCGGCAAGCTGGAAGGCGCCGCTGCGGACCTGCTGCGCTGGAACGACCGCGACCACTTGTACGCGCACTGCCTGTGCGAGGCGCCGTGA
- a CDS encoding DUF1127 domain-containing protein, protein MNSLVHIAGRALVRPDPLAGLRRLARGVPSTLALWAARARQRRELLELDDRLLRDIDVSRADAEREARKPFWRA, encoded by the coding sequence ATGAACAGCCTGGTCCACATCGCCGGTCGCGCGCTTGTCCGGCCCGATCCACTCGCAGGTCTGCGCCGCCTTGCCCGCGGCGTGCCGAGCACGCTTGCGCTATGGGCGGCCCGCGCCCGTCAGCGCCGCGAACTGCTCGAGCTGGACGACCGACTGCTGCGCGACATCGACGTCAGCCGTGCCGATGCAGAGCGCGAGGCGCGCAAGCCCTTCTGGCGCGCCTGA
- a CDS encoding LysR family transcriptional regulator, with product MELYHLRTFVAVAEERNLTRASERLFTSQPAISAHIKALEETLGVTLFHRTPKGMRLTPVGEDLLPRARQALAAAGDFLQHARNLQNELVASVRIGLNTDARFLRVTALQAGLAARHPRLDVAMLAGTTGANLPALRVGKLDGAFISGEPDDAEMEILELCEEPLVIAAPKALRAQLEDVSVPALARQPWVFTSPDCAYFKAMNALFREHCCEPARTLLANQEDALIELVRAGVGLGIVRAGLVGGEEDGAFELPVALPSVPLRFAYLRRRANDPVIRALVAVLQAVWELEVPDASAREAG from the coding sequence ATGGAGCTCTATCACCTGCGGACCTTCGTTGCCGTGGCCGAGGAGCGCAATCTCACGCGCGCCTCCGAACGCCTGTTCACCAGCCAGCCGGCGATCAGCGCGCACATCAAGGCGCTGGAGGAGACGCTCGGCGTCACCCTGTTTCACCGCACGCCCAAGGGCATGCGGCTCACCCCGGTGGGCGAGGACTTGTTGCCGCGCGCCCGCCAGGCGCTGGCCGCAGCGGGCGACTTCCTGCAGCACGCCCGCAATCTGCAGAACGAGCTGGTCGCCAGCGTGCGCATCGGGCTGAACACCGATGCGCGCTTCCTGCGGGTCACCGCCCTGCAGGCCGGCCTGGCGGCGCGGCATCCGCGCCTGGACGTGGCCATGCTCGCCGGCACCACCGGCGCCAATCTGCCGGCGCTGCGCGTCGGCAAGCTCGACGGGGCGTTCATCTCCGGCGAGCCGGACGATGCCGAGATGGAGATCCTGGAGTTGTGCGAGGAGCCGCTGGTGATCGCCGCGCCCAAGGCGCTGCGCGCGCAGCTCGAGGATGTCAGCGTGCCCGCGCTGGCGCGTCAGCCCTGGGTGTTTACCTCGCCCGATTGCGCCTACTTCAAGGCGATGAACGCCCTGTTCCGCGAACACTGCTGCGAGCCCGCGCGTACCCTGCTGGCGAACCAGGAGGACGCGCTGATCGAACTGGTGCGTGCCGGCGTCGGGCTGGGCATCGTGCGGGCGGGCCTTGTCGGCGGTGAAGAGGACGGCGCCTTCGAGCTGCCGGTGGCGCTGCCCTCGGTGCCGCTGCGCTTTGCCTACCTGCGCCGGCGCGCCAACGACCCGGTCATCCGCGCGCTGGTTGCGGTGCTGCAGGCGGTGTGGGAGCTCGAGGTGCCGGACGCGAGCGCGCGCGAGGCGGGCTGA
- the hemW gene encoding radical SAM family heme chaperone HemW, which produces MSARRIIPLTAVSSAASGAVPLPQRPQLSAPPPLALYIHYPWCVRKCPYCDFNSHTARAAEPPHAAYVDALIADLTAALPQVWGRRVYSVFLGGGTPSLLPAVELDRLLTAVRTLLPLEPGAEITLEANPGTVEAARFRDYRSAGVTRVSLGVQSFDDRFLAAIGRIHGGREARDAVDVALSNVERVNLDLMYALPGQDMEQALADLRTAIASGAGHLSCYHLTLEPNTPFAHQPPPLPDADLAADMQDAIEDALAGAGFGHYETSAFARAGEQCRHNLNYWTFGDYLGIGAGAHGKLSSHEGIVREMRHKHPERYLAAAASGDFIQERREVGVADLPFEFMMNALRLTDGVPAALFATRTGIPLAALAGPLAEARGRGLLAPDPERLRPTLQGRRFLNDLLQIFLDDED; this is translated from the coding sequence GTGAGCGCACGCCGCATCATTCCGCTCACCGCGGTATCGTCCGCGGCGAGCGGCGCAGTACCCCTGCCGCAGCGCCCGCAACTGAGCGCTCCGCCACCGCTGGCGCTGTACATCCACTACCCCTGGTGCGTCAGGAAGTGCCCTTACTGCGACTTCAACTCGCACACCGCACGCGCGGCCGAGCCGCCGCATGCGGCGTATGTGGACGCGCTGATCGCCGACCTCACCGCCGCCCTGCCCCAGGTCTGGGGCCGCCGGGTGTACAGCGTATTCCTCGGTGGCGGCACGCCCAGCCTACTGCCGGCGGTCGAACTCGACCGCCTGCTCACCGCGGTGCGCACCCTGCTGCCACTTGAGCCGGGCGCCGAGATCACCCTGGAAGCCAACCCCGGCACCGTGGAGGCCGCGCGCTTCCGCGACTACCGCAGCGCCGGCGTCACCCGGGTGTCGCTGGGCGTGCAGAGCTTCGACGACCGTTTCCTGGCCGCCATCGGCCGCATCCACGGCGGCCGCGAGGCGCGTGACGCGGTGGACGTGGCGCTGTCGAACGTCGAGCGGGTCAACCTCGACCTGATGTACGCGCTGCCCGGCCAGGACATGGAACAGGCGCTTGCCGACCTGCGCACCGCAATCGCCAGCGGTGCCGGACACCTGTCCTGCTACCACCTCACCCTGGAGCCCAACACCCCCTTCGCCCACCAGCCACCACCGCTGCCGGATGCCGACCTGGCCGCCGACATGCAGGACGCCATCGAGGACGCCCTGGCCGGCGCCGGCTTCGGCCACTACGAAACCTCGGCCTTCGCCCGCGCCGGGGAGCAATGCCGCCACAACCTCAACTACTGGACCTTCGGCGACTACCTCGGCATCGGCGCCGGTGCGCACGGCAAGCTCTCCAGCCATGAGGGCATCGTGCGCGAGATGCGCCACAAGCATCCCGAGCGCTACCTCGCGGCCGCCGCGAGCGGCGACTTCATCCAGGAGCGGCGTGAGGTGGGCGTGGCCGACCTGCCCTTCGAGTTCATGATGAACGCCCTGCGGCTCACCGACGGCGTGCCTGCCGCGCTGTTCGCCACGCGCACCGGCATCCCGCTCGCCGCACTCGCCGGGCCACTGGCCGAGGCGCGCGGCCGCGGACTGCTGGCGCCCGATCCGGAACGCCTGCGCCCCACCCTGCAGGGGCGCCGCTTTCTCAACGACCTGCTGCAGATCTTCCTCGACGACGAGGACTGA
- the rdgB gene encoding RdgB/HAM1 family non-canonical purine NTP pyrophosphatase translates to MTARLVLASNNAKKAAELQALLEPLGLQVIPQGELGVAEAEEPHVTFVENALAKARHAAEATGLPAIADDSGLCVRALGGAPGVQSARYAGEPKSDARNNALLLERLAGVADRRAHFVSVVVLVRAADDPQPLIADGEWHGEILQAPRGEGGFGYDPLFWLPELDQTAAELDAALKNTLSHRGAAMRHLLDRLKANPL, encoded by the coding sequence ATGACCGCCCGCCTCGTCCTCGCCAGCAACAACGCCAAGAAAGCCGCCGAACTGCAGGCCCTGCTCGAACCGCTCGGCCTGCAGGTGATCCCCCAGGGAGAACTGGGCGTGGCCGAGGCCGAAGAGCCGCACGTCACCTTCGTCGAGAACGCGCTGGCCAAGGCCCGCCACGCCGCCGAGGCCACCGGCCTGCCGGCGATCGCCGACGATTCGGGGCTGTGCGTGCGTGCCCTCGGCGGCGCCCCCGGCGTGCAGTCGGCACGCTATGCCGGCGAACCCAAGTCCGACGCGCGTAACAACGCCCTGCTGCTCGAACGCCTGGCCGGCGTCGCCGACCGCCGCGCGCACTTCGTCTCGGTGGTGGTGCTGGTGCGTGCGGCCGACGATCCGCAGCCGCTGATCGCCGACGGCGAGTGGCACGGCGAGATCCTCCAGGCCCCGCGCGGTGAAGGCGGCTTCGGCTACGACCCGCTGTTCTGGCTGCCGGAACTCGACCAGACCGCCGCCGAACTGGATGCCGCGCTGAAGAACACGCTGAGCCACCGCGGCGCCGCCATGCGCCACCTGCTCGACCGCCTGAAAGCAAACCCCCTGTGA